aaatacaaataaaaaggtaaaaaacaaacaagtgtCTATAATTTTAGGGGTAAACAATGTGTTACTGGGTGCTGAGGATAACAGACCAACTATTTCTTTACTTGTAAGAAAACTTACATCATTTTAAGCAAAAACAATAACGTATTATGGAATGTACACAGCATTTTCTGAAAGTAGACAATATGTACCTCAAAGGGCCAAAAAGTTTAAAATAGTCTATCACAAAACCATGGaggttttatttggttgttttgTGATAAAACAGCTACACTGAATCTAAGAAGCAACGCCCTGAACTTTGAATTCACAAAGAGTTTACTGCAAAACTCCCCATTGCAAGGGCACCATGAGCTCCAGAACAGGAAAATactcaggaaataaaggcatgtTTACTGTGGCATTGTCAACAATGGATTCTCTTTTGGAATTTTTCTCTGGTGCGGTGCCTCTCCTGAGACTATGTTAGTGATTGTTACAGACAGAATCTGAAGAGAGCTTACATGTCTGTTATGGTTTAAAAGTCTGGCGTCCTGCTCCAGGTGCAAACAGTCAATACCGAGCAGGGTGTGCTCTCTGTATTTTCTGGAGAATGGTGGAGTGTAGTTGTGCTACTTCTGAAACATATGAGTTGGTGTTGAGGACTTTGTGATAAAATCATTAGACGCTATAAACTAATTCATTTTGATCAACAAATATAGgtccgccccctccagggtgtgttcctgccttgcgccccatgattccaggtaggctctggacacaccacaaccctgaactggataagggttacagatgatgaatgaatgaatataagtcAGTTAGAGGGTGTCTGCACCAAGAAGATAATGAGGACGGTCCTGATTTTTGTGGGTGAATCTGATAACTGTGGGTGAGTCTGAGTATCCTAAGATTCCTTagtaaatcaaatcaaatcaaatttatttgtatagcgccttttacaactgacgttgtcacaaagcagcttcatagtttcaaaacagaacatttaaatcaaagcccaatgcaagcaagccgaaggtgacagtggcaaggaaaaactccctcgaggctggaggaagaaaccttgggaggaaccaagactcacaaaggggacccatcctcctctgatcaaaatatagattgaattttaaatgatcaccaatgaagtgtcattatgctacataataataataataagcaccAGGTGTAGGATATGTTTTCTGAGGCTGTAACTTAACGATCTACTATTCGGTCAAACTCTAATCACTTTAATGTTGCCATTGTGTTTGAGATTCTCAGACCGTCTTGTAACCAACCCATGAAGCTGGACCTGTTTTAGACCTGTGTGTGGCATTTATATATAAGACATATGTACAACCAGTAACATATTGTACCACCCACACACCGCCCTTGAGTTACTGCATATATTTCTTGACTATAGGACTGTAAAAATAGATCAAACTTGAAACAATGTTTAAATCTGACATTTGAAGACCATGGTCTTGAACAATGTGTCCATTCAACAAACTCATTCTGTTTGTTTCATGACTGAGGACCACATCTATTTCAGGAAGAAAACAATTCATCTGTGCACTAAACATCCAACATTGTTatcaaaatgtacatatttactCACCACCCATTAAACCCAGTAATAATGCAAGAAATCATAAACATCACTGAACGTAAGGATCTTCCCACTGAGGATCTTCTGTGTCTCAGAAAGGGAACACACCTGGCTTCAGTCTTCATCTTTGAGAAGAGAAAGAACCAGTGAGTGTTACAGTGTCCACTTCAATATTCCAGTGACAAACAAAGTGTAACTGACCTCAGTAGTTGGAGCAGATGAAGTTGAGCTGCTGGTTCTGTGGCAGACTGACCCACTGCTGTCCTCCACTCGATTCTACTGCTCCAGATCTCTCTCCAGAACCACAGTCTTCTCCCCCTGTCCCGTTCCCTGGAGCCCACTTCTGGTAGCAGATGGACTCTCCACTGACCCAGAACCAGAAGTTGAGGGTGCAGGTGTGACGTAGCCCCAGCCAAACGTGATCAGTGGAGGCTTTCTGAGCCAACTCCATCACCCAGGACTGGACCTCCTCAGAGTGAACTGAGACCAGATCCACATAGTTCTCCCTGCAGTATCTCAGAGCGTCTTTCCAGGTCAGAGTCTGATTCACCAACACCAGTATTTCTGCACACAACATGACAGAGGTCAATGAGAAGCAGTTCGGCATAATGtttgatatttaaaatgttaaatgataTATATAAACTCATGAACATTGAATCAGTGATTCATTACTCACTCTCTTCACAGACGAAGGGGAGCTTGTTGTCACAGGTCAGATTAGTCCACTGACCATCCTCGGTCACTATGGCACACTGCTGCTGTCCATTTTTACCATAATTATCTGGTCCAGACCTCCAGTATCTGAACGAGGAGTTACTCTGATCTGACCACTGCCAGGAGTCGTTGAACAGACCGATCCATATATGTGTATAAACTCTATTTGACTTTGCCAGATCCCAGATCTCCTGGTTCTCTGTCTGGTTTCTCACAGTGACCAGATCTGTGTAGTGTTCTCTGCAGTAGCTCTGAGCATCAGGCCAGGTCTTTGTctcattcataaatatatatctgcGAGTGCTGTTCTTTTCTGAAACATTAATTCAGTCAGAGTTAAAAATATTCCGATGCATTTTATGAAGTGATAATGCTTTACATTAATCTGAATATGTGAGTTCTTACCATCATAACACACAAAACTGAAACGATTATCACATTTAATATCATTCCATTTTCCATCTTCTTTCCACATTGTGACACAGTACTCTATCCCTCCAGAGTGGTCTGGTTGTCCACTGCCCCAGTTTCGATACTCCTCTCCCTCACTGTAGAGACCTCCATCCGCCAGAGACCACAGCCATCTCCCAGGGTTCCCTCTGTTTAGACCGATCCACACTGAGCTGGTAGTTTTATCTTTGAGAGTCGTGTTCAGGTTCTtcatctcctccatgttgctgaTGGTGGCCAGATCAGTGTATGTCTGTCTGCAGTAGCTCTGAGCTTCAGTCCAGTTTTTAGCTTCATTCACAAGAACATACTGATAAGGAGAGTATACAGACACTCCACACACAGCTGCAAAGAAAACCAGGAAAAGTCTAGTTTAGTGGAAATGAACACACTTTACAATGTTTTAcaaattctgtaaagctgctttgtgacatcatcaactGTAAAACGcagtatataaatacattttgatttgatttgatttccacacagtgtttaaacaaacaatcaCCACTGGTTTATCCAATACTCTCTAAAAAAACAGAAGTACTGGACAAATACCATCAGTCTTGTTACCTGACATTTTTTACTAGATTTTATCCAGATACTTGGCCA
This sequence is a window from Hoplias malabaricus isolate fHopMal1 unplaced genomic scaffold, fHopMal1.hap1 scaffold_583, whole genome shotgun sequence. Protein-coding genes within it:
- the LOC136681975 gene encoding macrophage mannose receptor 1-like — translated: MDLRSIFILFLFSAVCGVSVYSPYQYVLVNEAKNWTEAQSYCRQTYTDLATISNMEEMKNLNTTLKDKTTSSVWIGLNRGNPGRWLWSLADGGLYSEGEEYRNWGSGQPDHSGGIEYCVTMWKEDGKWNDIKCDNRFSFVCYDEKNSTRRYIFMNETKTWPDAQSYCREHYTDLVTVRNQTENQEIWDLAKSNRVYTHIWIGLFNDSWQWSDQSNSSFRYWRSGPDNYGKNGQQQCAIVTEDGQWTNLTCDNKLPFVCEEKILVLVNQTLTWKDALRYCRENYVDLVSVHSEEVQSWVMELAQKASTDHVWLGLRHTCTLNFWFWVSGESICYQKWAPGNGTGGEDCGSGERSGAVESSGGQQWVSLPQNQQLNFICSNY